CGGTCTTCTGAATTGCTCAGTCTTTTCACTTCTACCTCTACCATATAAAAGCCTTCTCCAAAGACCTCATGGCTGAATGAAAATTCAGTTGCTACCTTTCCCATGATCGTTACCTGGTTATTTTCAATAATCTTATCTGACATAATAATGTAAATCTCCTTCCTCTTCGCAGGCGTATTTTACCGCGTTCTTACTCTTGATCACTATCTAATCTATGAAGCTTTTCCAGTTTTTAGAACAAAAAGTAACCTCTTTTTTTGCAGAAAGTCAAATTTTTTTCTTTCTACTTGTAAATTTTTCAAAATGTGATAAACTATACGGGTTGTAACTTTAAATAGGTAATAAGAAGGGTTTTGAGAATATGAAGACAAAACGTGAAGACATTAGAAATATTGCTATCATCGCCCATGTTGATCATGGTAAAACAACATTAGTAGATGAACTTTTAAAACAGAGCGGTGTTTTCCGTGAAAATCAGGAAGTAGCCGAACGAGTAATGGATTCCAACGATATCGAACGTGAACGTGGAATTACCATTCTTTCCAAAAACACTGCAGTTGTTTATAAAAATACAAAGATCAATATCATTGACACTCCTGGACATGCCGATTTCGGCGGAGAAGTAGAACGTGTCCTTAAGATGGTCAATGGAGTGGTTCTTCTGGTTGACGCTTTTGAAGGTGCCATGCCACAGACCAAATTCGTTTTGAAAAAAGCTCTTGCACTGAAGCTCCCGGTTATCGTATGTATCAACAAGATCGACCGTCCGGAAGCACGTCCGGATGAAGTTATCGATGAAGTTCTTGAACTTCTCATCGATCTTGGCGCATCCGACGAACAGCTTGACTGCCCGTTCCTTTTTGCTTCTGCAAGAGACGGATATGCAACTTACAATATCGACGATGAACCGAAAGACATGGTTCCTCTGTTTGAGACCATCCTGGATTACATCCCGGCTCCGGAAGGAGATCCTGATGCAGGTACACAGATGCTGATCAGCACCATCGATTACAATGAATACGTTGGCCGTATCGGTGTTGGAAAAGTCGATAACGGAACGATTTCTGTCAACCAGGATGTAGTTGTTGTAAACCATCATGATCCGGACAAACAGAAAAAAGTAAAGATCAGCAAATTATATGAATTTGACGGTCTGAATAAAGTAGAAGTAAAAGAAGCAGGCATCGGTTCTATCGTTGCAATCTCCGGTATTGCAGATATTTCCATCGGTGATACGATCTGTTCGCCGGACAATCCGGTTCCGATCGAATTCCAGAAGATTTCCGAGCCTACGATCGCAATGCAGTTCGTTGTCAACGACAGTCCGTTTGCAGGACAGGAGGGTAAATTCGTCACTTCCCGTCACCTCCGTGACCGTCTGTTCCGTGAACTGAATACAGACGTCAGCCTTCGTGTTGAAGAGACAGACAACACAGACAGCTTCAAGGTATCCGGACGTGGAGAGCTTCATCTTTCCGTCCTCGTTGAAAACATGCGTCGTGAAGGTTATGAATTCGCAGTCAGCAAAGCCGAAGTTCTTTACAAAAAAGACGAAAACGGCAAGCAGCTCGAGCCAATGGAAACCGTATACATTGATGTACCGGATGAATTTACAGGTATAGTTATTGATAAATTAAGCCAGAGAAAAGGCGAACTCCGCAACATGGGAATGTCTAATGGCGGATACACCCGTCTTGAATTCTCCATCCCGTCAAGAGGTCTGATCGGTTATCGTGGAGAATTCCTGACCGATACAAAAGGTAACGGTATCATGAACACAGCCTTTGACTGCTACGCTCCGTATAAAGGAGATATCCAGTACAGAAGCCAGGGATCCCTGATCGCATTCGAGACAGGTGAAGCTGTAGCTTACGGTCTGTTCAACGCACAGGATCGTGGAACACTCTTCATCGGACCTGGTGAAAAGGTTTACTCCGGTATGGTAATCGGTCAGAATGCGAAGACAGATGATATCGAACTGAATGTATGTAAGACCAAACACCTTACCAATACCCGTTCTTCAAGTGCTGATGAAGCCTTAAAGCTTACTCCGCCGAGAATCCTCAGTCTGGAAGAAGCACTTGATTTCATCGATACCGATGAACTTCTGGAAGTCACACCGAAGAGCCTGCGTATCCGTAAAAAGATTCTGGATCCGAAACTCCGTAAGAGAAGCAATTTCCAGTAAAAAACTATAGATTTTTCTTTACACTTCCCCCTTGTATCCGTTACAATCTTTGTATACAACGAACAAGGGGGATTTTTTATGAAAAAATACTTAAACGCAGCACTCCATAAGCTGACCGTACTTCTGGAATTTATCATTTCATTCGTTCTGGCTGCCGGAATCATCATTCTGCTTGTCCAGCTGATCCTGTCCATGCCAAATGTTCCGGATCTGAATATTTATCCAAATTACGAAGACCTGGTAGAAACCTGTTTCAATCTGATCATTGGTGTCGAGCTGATCCGTATGCTTTATCAGCACAAGCCTTCCACTGTGTTTGAGGTGCTGTTATTTGCCATCGCCAGACAGGTGATCATGGCACATAACAATCCGGTATCCAGCCTGATCGGTGTGATCTCCATCGCACTTTTATTTGCAACCAGAAAGTTCCTTTTTATTGAATTTGATGAATCTGAGAAAATTATTTTCCGTGCTACTACAAAAGCACGAATTGTAAACAGCATCCTGCACGTCCATATTCCATATGAAGATGAACAAACCTTATATGACGTGATCACTAAAAGATTTGAACAGGAAAAAACAGAAATTGGTGTTGGTGCAAGTACATTCTTCGATAATTTTGGTCTGCGCGTTGCCAAAATGCATAACGGCAAGATCAGTCGTATCGAAGTAATCCGCTCCATACATTGACAGAATTTTCTGATAATTCAGTTTTCTTTACAGAATTTTAATAATTTTTTTGCATTTACCATTGCATCTCTCCCCTATGATAGAGTATAATGTAGCTATAGCCGGAAGGATATAAAAACTATCTATACATCCTGCCGGTCAAGCTCTTATAGATGCACTTATCTCCGTACATACTATGAGAAATATGAGAAAAAAGGAGTTGAGCTGTATGAATTTTATCATTAGCGGAAGAAACATTGACATCACACCTGGTCTCAGACAGGCTGTAGAACAGAAATTAGGAAAACTGGAAAAGTATTTTACTCCTGAAACTGACATTATCGTTACACTCAGTGTAGAAAAAGAACGTCAGAAAATCGAAGTTACGATCCCTGTAAAAGGAAACATTATCCGTTCCGAGCAGGAAAGCAGCGATATGTATGTATCCATTGATCTCGTAGAAGAAATTATCGAGCGTCAGCTCAGAAAGTATAAAACCAAACTGATTGCAAAACAGCAGGGCGGACATGATTTCCGTCAGGAATTTATTGAATCCGATACTTCGGCAGCAGAGTCAGACGAGATTGAGATCGTCCGTACCAAACGTTTCGGCATCAAACCAATGTTCCCGGAGGATGCCTGCATTCAGATGGAACTTCTCGGACATAACTTCTACGTATTCAGCAATGCTGAGACAGACGAAGTCAATGTCGTATATAAGAGAAAGAATGGAACCTACGGTCTGATCGAACCGGAATTCCAGTAAACCAATAAGCTCATACAGAGAACCTGCTGTCTGCAGTTCCTCCTGTATACTAAGACATTAAAACCCCTATACAGAACGGATTCTCCGTTCTGTATAGGGGTTCTTTTTCCTGTTCTATTCCTCAAAAACCAGGATTTCTTTTCCATCCTCCGCAAAATAGCAGCTGTCTCCTTTTTCGATCACAGCCTGTCCATTTGTTCCCTCTGTAATCTCGGAAACCACACATTGCTCCTGATCATAAGGCAGAATCACTTTCATCAGCACTTTATCCGTATACTGTGTATCCTGCACACTGATCTGCCGTTGTCCGAGGATATACTGGATCTTCCCAAGTCCGGTATAATCCGTTCCAATCTCATACCGGTAACCCAGGCGCTTTGTGATCACAGTACTTGCCTGAAGACCTTCCTTTACTGCTCCCTGATAAGCCCGCACCAGACCACCTGTTCCCAGAAGCGTCCCGCCAAAATACCTGGTCACAACAACCGCCGTATCGTGAAGACCTTCCCCTGTAAGCACATCCAGCATCGGTTTTCCTGCTGTACCTGCAGGCTCCCCGTCATCACTACATCTCAGAGTTGGATTTGTTACACCGATCACATAAGCAAAACAGTTATGTCTTGCGTCCCAGTATTTTTTCTTCACTTCTTCTATAAATGCCAGTACTTCTTCTTCTGAGTGTACCGGTCTTACCGTTGCGATAAAACGGGATTTCTTTTCAACAATTTCCCCTTCTCCTCCCCGGTATACTGTTTTGTATTCTTCCTGCATGTCTGCGTTTTTCCCTTCATTTTCCTTATATTTTCACTATTCCCAGTATACAAATCTATTTCTTCAGATGCAAGAAAATTACAAAAATGTTACAATTTCCCTATATTTCCGAAATTTTTCTTAATTTTGTAAAATGGAACATTGAAGTTTTCAATTTTTCCTTTATTTAGATTATCAAGTTTGATATAATATTGCAATATGAAGGAGGAAGCATTCATGAATTATGGAAAGCGAAAAGCTTCTAAAAAACAAAAACGCATAACATCGAAAAAGAATATGCACAAAAAGAAACTGGGCGTTCGCCTTTTTAAAGGTTTTCTATTATGTATCTTTGTCTGCTGTATCCTCGCAGCGATCGGAGGTGGCTTTATCATCAAGCATGTGATTGATAATGCACCTGAGATTACAGCTGACAGCATCAAACCACAGGGTTATACGTCCACCGCACTTGCAGATGACGGCACGACAACAATAGCCGAATTCACCGGTGCAGGTGCCAACCGTGTATATAAGACGATTGATCAGATCCCGAAGGATCTGCAGCATGCATTCGTCGCAATCGAAGACTCCCGTTTTTACAAGCATAACGGTATTGATATTCAAGGTATTATCCGTGCTTTTGTTGTTGGTATCACTCATGGTGGCAACTTCTCTGAAGGAGCCAGTACCATTACCCAGCAGCTGATCAAGAACAATGTCTTCCCTGACTTTGTAAATGAAAACACTTTTGAAGAAAAGCTGGAACGTAAGATCCAGGAACAGTATCTCGCAATTCAGGTTGAAAAGCAGCTTGATAAAGATTCAATCCTTGAAAGCTACCTGAACACGATCAACCTTGGTCAGGACTGTCTGGGAGTACAGTCAGCTGCACAGAGATATTTTAATAAGGATGTCAATGAACTTAACCTTTCCGAATCTGCAACCATCGCTGCAATCACACAGAATCCGGGAAGATACAATCCGATCACCAATCCGGAAGACAACGCAACCCGCCGCAAAAAAGTTCTGGATAATATGCTCGATCAGGGCTGGATCGACCAGGCTGCCCATGATGAAGCACTGGCAGATGACGTATATTCCAGAATTCAGAACGTAAATACACGGATCGAAGAGACCAACACCGTCAACTCTTATTTTGTTGATGCCCTGTCTGAGCAGCTGATCGAAGATCTCACCTCAGAAGACGGACTTGGATATTCCCAGACACAGGCAGAGAACGCACTGTACAGCGGTGGTCTCACCATTTATTCAACTCAGAATCTTACGATGCAGAACATCTGTGATGAAGAATTGAATGATGACAACAATTATCCGGCCAATATTGACTGGGGTGTTGATTATGCCCTCACAGTCTATCATACTGATGGCTCGGTAGATAACTACAGTGCCGGACACCTGAAACAATTCGGGGCAGATCAGTACGGTGATGATGAAGGACTTCTCTTCGGATCACAGGAAGCTGCACAGGAAAGAATTGACGCATTCCGTAACAGTCTTCTCCAGGATGGCGAGACCTATGATGAGTATGTCAACCTCTCTCCACAGCCGCAGACTTCACTGACCATCATCGATCAGAAAACAGGGCAGATCAAAGCTCTTGTCGGTGGCCGTGGACAAAAGACAACCAACCGTGGACTGAACCGCGCATACAAGGGTTCTACCCGTAACGCAGGTTCTACATTCAAGATTCTTGCCGTATACGCTCCGGCATTGGACAGCGCAGATCTTACACTTGCTACCACCGAAGTTGATGAAGAATACTACTATCAGCACGACCTGGAACATCATCAGGTTCATAACTGGTGGGGCGATTACTATAAAGGTACCGTAACATACCGTCAGGCGATCGAACAGTCCATGAACATCATTGCGGTAAAGACATTGAATAAGATTGGTATCAATCTTGGTTTTGAATACTGCGAGAAATTTGGTCTTTCCACACTTACCGAAGACGATGCTGTAGAGTCTCTTGCTCTTGGTGGTATTTCCCATGGTGTTTACAACTATGAACTGACAGCAGCCTATGCATCCATTGCAAACGGCGGTGTATATAACAAACCATCCCTGTACACAAAGGTATTGGATCATGATGGTAATGTCCTGATCGACAACTCCAATCCGGAAAGCCACACTGTGATC
The sequence above is drawn from the Coprococcus comes ATCC 27758 genome and encodes:
- a CDS encoding transporter, yielding MKKYLNAALHKLTVLLEFIISFVLAAGIIILLVQLILSMPNVPDLNIYPNYEDLVETCFNLIIGVELIRMLYQHKPSTVFEVLLFAIARQVIMAHNNPVSSLIGVISIALLFATRKFLFIEFDESEKIIFRATTKARIVNSILHVHIPYEDEQTLYDVITKRFEQEKTEIGVGASTFFDNFGLRVAKMHNGKISRIEVIRSIH
- a CDS encoding YigZ family protein, yielding MQEEYKTVYRGGEGEIVEKKSRFIATVRPVHSEEEVLAFIEEVKKKYWDARHNCFAYVIGVTNPTLRCSDDGEPAGTAGKPMLDVLTGEGLHDTAVVVTRYFGGTLLGTGGLVRAYQGAVKEGLQASTVITKRLGYRYEIGTDYTGLGKIQYILGQRQISVQDTQYTDKVLMKVILPYDQEQCVVSEITEGTNGQAVIEKGDSCYFAEDGKEILVFEE
- the hpf gene encoding ribosome hibernation-promoting factor, HPF/YfiA family; translation: MNFIISGRNIDITPGLRQAVEQKLGKLEKYFTPETDIIVTLSVEKERQKIEVTIPVKGNIIRSEQESSDMYVSIDLVEEIIERQLRKYKTKLIAKQQGGHDFRQEFIESDTSAAESDEIEIVRTKRFGIKPMFPEDACIQMELLGHNFYVFSNAETDEVNVVYKRKNGTYGLIEPEFQ
- the typA gene encoding translational GTPase TypA, translated to MKTKREDIRNIAIIAHVDHGKTTLVDELLKQSGVFRENQEVAERVMDSNDIERERGITILSKNTAVVYKNTKINIIDTPGHADFGGEVERVLKMVNGVVLLVDAFEGAMPQTKFVLKKALALKLPVIVCINKIDRPEARPDEVIDEVLELLIDLGASDEQLDCPFLFASARDGYATYNIDDEPKDMVPLFETILDYIPAPEGDPDAGTQMLISTIDYNEYVGRIGVGKVDNGTISVNQDVVVVNHHDPDKQKKVKISKLYEFDGLNKVEVKEAGIGSIVAISGIADISIGDTICSPDNPVPIEFQKISEPTIAMQFVVNDSPFAGQEGKFVTSRHLRDRLFRELNTDVSLRVEETDNTDSFKVSGRGELHLSVLVENMRREGYEFAVSKAEVLYKKDENGKQLEPMETVYIDVPDEFTGIVIDKLSQRKGELRNMGMSNGGYTRLEFSIPSRGLIGYRGEFLTDTKGNGIMNTAFDCYAPYKGDIQYRSQGSLIAFETGEAVAYGLFNAQDRGTLFIGPGEKVYSGMVIGQNAKTDDIELNVCKTKHLTNTRSSSADEALKLTPPRILSLEEALDFIDTDELLEVTPKSLRIRKKILDPKLRKRSNFQ
- a CDS encoding transglycosylase domain-containing protein; amino-acid sequence: MNYGKRKASKKQKRITSKKNMHKKKLGVRLFKGFLLCIFVCCILAAIGGGFIIKHVIDNAPEITADSIKPQGYTSTALADDGTTTIAEFTGAGANRVYKTIDQIPKDLQHAFVAIEDSRFYKHNGIDIQGIIRAFVVGITHGGNFSEGASTITQQLIKNNVFPDFVNENTFEEKLERKIQEQYLAIQVEKQLDKDSILESYLNTINLGQDCLGVQSAAQRYFNKDVNELNLSESATIAAITQNPGRYNPITNPEDNATRRKKVLDNMLDQGWIDQAAHDEALADDVYSRIQNVNTRIEETNTVNSYFVDALSEQLIEDLTSEDGLGYSQTQAENALYSGGLTIYSTQNLTMQNICDEELNDDNNYPANIDWGVDYALTVYHTDGSVDNYSAGHLKQFGADQYGDDEGLLFGSQEAAQERIDAFRNSLLQDGETYDEYVNLSPQPQTSLTIIDQKTGQIKALVGGRGQKTTNRGLNRAYKGSTRNAGSTFKILAVYAPALDSADLTLATTEVDEEYYYQHDLEHHQVHNWWGDYYKGTVTYRQAIEQSMNIIAVKTLNKIGINLGFEYCEKFGLSTLTEDDAVESLALGGISHGVYNYELTAAYASIANGGVYNKPSLYTKVLDHDGNVLIDNSNPESHTVIKDTTAALLTNAMQDVVTKGTATDAQLNNMPASGKSGTTSDNRDFWFEGFTPYYTCGIWMGYDGNQEMSEGSWNYHFKIWAKIMNRIDEALGLTYKDFAMPGSLVQKSVCTISGKLAGSGCPSQTEWFDPDTVPTETCSGHASKSTTTNSTKNSNDKSDSNSTTGGNSSGNSTGTNGDTTGGTGGDSGNTGGGTDSGNNSGNSGNTGGDSGNTGGDSGNTGGDSGNTGGGTDSGNTGGSDSGNGQ